A stretch of Aspergillus nidulans FGSC A4 chromosome VI DNA encodes these proteins:
- a CDS encoding AMMECR1 domain-containing protein (transcript_id=CADANIAT00010015), whose protein sequence is MATPAHCFYCFESLAASYEGNDPISLAAVEELWERYEQCKKLSELQDYDSLAPGEDDTPPQQPVNDSEDSRQTTSRPQTIKLPSIDRLQNQAASDSSVSTTPSAMSNISSSSIFSSATTSSSISSQSDTPAGHRQRLSEQKYPLFVTWNTLSKSGRKSLRGCIGTFEAQELSHGLKSYALTSAFDDTRFSPIPKSLIPSLSCSLTLLGSFEPCTSALDWTLGTHGIRISFIHRGRRFGATYLPDVPVEQGWTKEETIKSLMHKAGWDGSSHQESSSHRRFLRGSSSNSSNTRSGSSKSEPWEQVSDFRTVKYQGLKASADYTQWQEWREWVLSLDDGSGKLLA, encoded by the exons ATGGCAACTCCGGCACATTGCTTTTATTGCTTCGAGAGCCTGGCTGCTTCGTACGAGGGGAACGACCCTATTAGccttgctgctgttgaggagTTATGGGAAAGATACGAGCAGTGCAAGAAACTTTCTGAGCTGCAAGACTACGACTCGCTAGCCCCAGGGGAGGACGACACTCCCCCTCAGCAGCCTGTAAACGATAGTGAGGATTCAAGGCAGACCACCTCTCGCCCTCAGACTATAAAGCTCCCGAGTATCGACCGCCTCCAAAACCAAGCGGCATCTGACTCTAGCGTATCCACAACACCGTCAGCGATGTCTAACATATCATCAAGCTCGATTTTCTCGAGCGCTACTACATCCAGCTCTATATCTTCACAGTCCGACACACCAGCCGGGCATCGACAGCGTCTGAGCGAGCAGAAATACCCTCTATTCGTGACATGGAACACGCTGTCAAAGAGCGGTCGCAAATCCTTGCGTGGGTGTATCGGCACGTTTGAGGCGCAGGAACTCTCCCACGGTCTAAAATCCTACGCTCTCACATC AGCGTTCGACGACACCCGCTTCTCCCCCATTCCAAAGTCCCTAatcccctccctctcctgctcTCTAACTCTCCTAGGCTCATTTGAACCCTGCACAAGCGCTTTAGACTGGACATTAGGCACCCACGGCATCCGGATTTCATTCATTCACCGCGGCCGCCGCTTCGGAGCTACATATCTCCCCGACGTCCCCGTCGAGCAAGGCTGGACGAAAGAAGAAACCATAAAATCCCTAATGCACAAGGCTGGCTGGGATGGGTCATCGCATCAAGAAAGCAGCTCGCACCGGCGATTTctgcgcggcagcagcagtaaCAGTAGCAACACTCGCAGTGGGTCTTCGAAATCAGAGCCATGGGAGCAAGTCTCGGATTTTCGGACCGTGAAATATCAAGGTCTCAAGGCTTCTGCCGATTATACGCAGTGGCAGGAGTGGCGGGAGTGGGTACTTTCCTTGGATGATGGGAGTGGGAAGTTGTTGGCTTGA
- a CDS encoding calmodulin-dependent protein kinase cmkB (transcript_id=CADANIAT00010014), with the protein MASQVQPGQKPKVQPCRYKTGKTLGAGSYSVVKECVHIDTGQYYAAKVINKRLMVGREHMVRNEIAILKQVSTGHQNILTLVDYFETMNNLYLVTDLALGGELFDRICRKGSYYESDAADLVRAILSAVAYLHDHGIVHRDLKPENLLFRTPEDNADLLIADFGLSRIMDEEQLHVLTTTCGTPGYMAPEIFDKSGHGKPVDIWAIGVITYFMLCGYTPFDRETNLEEVQAIATANFSFTPVEYWRGVSQEARDFIKRCLTVNPKKRMTAHQALQHPWINPPYDTTDDLGSGEDLLPNIKKNFNARRTLHKAIDTVRAINKLRENGGLMMDGIMSVDPKPEHVNGSEVVEDRTTPRERENEDAMEIDSRSNARGQTEQQIREQERKVKETVAGLWSRTAPRSER; encoded by the exons ATGGCTTCTCAAGTCCAGCCGGGCCAGAAGCCCAAGGTCCAACCTTGCCGATACAAGACTGGAAAGACCCTAGGAGCGGGCTCCTACTCGGTCGTGAAGGAATGCGTACATATCGATACCGGACAATACTATGCAGCTAAGGTGATCAATAAGCGACTGATGGTCGGTCGGGAACATATG GTTCGGAATGAGATCGCGATTTTGAAACAAGTGTCTACAGGACACCAGAACATCTTGACACTGGTGGATTACTTTGAGACGATGAATAACT TATATCTCGTGACGGACCTTGCGCTAGGCGGAGAGCTTTTCGATCGCATCTGTCGAAAAGGGAGTTACTATGAATCCGATGCCGCTGACCTCGTCCGCGCGATCTTGTCTGCGGTGGCATATCTACACGACCACGGCATCGTACATCGGGACCTTAAGCCGGAGAACCTTCTTTTCCGAACGCCTGAGGACAACGCAGACTTGTTGATTGCGGACTTCGGCTTATCTCGGAtcatggacgaggagcagcttcatgtcCTTACCACGACGTGTGGTACGCCGGGATACATGGCGCCCGAGATTTTTGATAAAAGCGGTCATGGAAAGCCTGT CGACATATGGGCCATCGGCGTTATCACTTATTTCATGCTCTGCGGCTACACTCCCTTCGACCGCGAAACCAACCTTGAAGAAGTGCAGGCCATTGCAACTGCAAACTTCTCATTTACCCCAGTTGAGTACTGGCGCGGCGTCTCCCAAGAAGCCCGTGACTTCATTAAGCGCTGTTTAACAGTCAATCCCAAGAAGCGAATGACCGCCCACCAAGCCCTCCAGCACCCCTGGATCAATCCGCCCTACGACACAACAGACGACCTCGGTTCTGGCGAGGATCtcctccccaacatcaagaagaacttCAATGCCCGCCGTACGCTGCACAAGGCTATCGATACCGTCCgtgccatcaacaagctccGCGAGAACGGCGGTCTCATGATGGATGGTATAATGAGTGTTGATCCCAAGCCTGAGCACGTTAACGGGAGTGAAGTCGTAGAAGACAGGACTACCCCACGTGAGCGGGAGAATGAAGATGCTATGGAGATTGATAGTCGCAGTAATGCGCGCGGCCAGACGGAGCAGCAGATTCGAGAACAGGAGCGGAAAGTCAAGGAGACTGTTGCTGGGTTGTGGAGTCGGACTGCGCCGCGGAGTGAACGGTGA